One window of Sphingobium sp. HWE2-09 genomic DNA carries:
- a CDS encoding efflux RND transporter periplasmic adaptor subunit, translating into MNMITRIDGDTPVEAAVSGGKARRWRGRHVAWAALALAVVGGVAWKYGGQPQAQASAAPVVTVGIAAPLMRHVVQWDDYVGRFAPSQTVDVRPRVSGPVTAIHFHDGDIVRKGQLLFTLDQRPFLAALAEARANVASARSGLRLARADYARVQRLTGDEAVSASEIDTLRARLQAAHAALAAADARARTRALDVEFTLIRAPIAGRVSDRKVDIGNLVSGAEGAGASLLTTINALDPIYFSFDASEALFLKSQRDHADGASAEVEVRLQDETDYRWKGRLDFTDNGLDPRSGTIRGRAVLHNPDLFLTPGLFGNMRLSSGGKVNAMLVPDDVIQSDQALKSVLVVGRDDVVAAKPVQLGPLVDGLRIIRSGLSPQDKVVVTNAQAAMPGTKVATRNAPIKATPAPITLTDSAAPVASQATFER; encoded by the coding sequence ATGAACATGATCACCAGGATCGACGGTGACACGCCGGTCGAAGCCGCTGTTTCCGGCGGCAAGGCCCGGCGCTGGCGTGGACGTCATGTCGCCTGGGCGGCGCTTGCCCTGGCGGTCGTCGGCGGCGTGGCGTGGAAATATGGCGGGCAACCGCAGGCTCAGGCGTCGGCCGCGCCGGTCGTGACCGTGGGTATCGCCGCGCCATTGATGCGACATGTGGTCCAGTGGGACGATTATGTCGGCCGCTTCGCCCCCAGCCAGACCGTCGACGTCCGGCCGCGCGTATCGGGACCGGTGACGGCGATCCATTTCCATGATGGCGATATCGTGCGCAAGGGGCAGCTGCTCTTCACGCTCGACCAGCGCCCCTTCCTCGCCGCGCTGGCCGAAGCCCGCGCCAATGTCGCCAGCGCGCGCAGCGGACTGCGACTGGCGCGGGCGGACTATGCCCGCGTCCAGCGCCTGACCGGCGACGAAGCGGTGTCGGCCAGCGAGATCGACACGCTGCGCGCGCGCTTGCAGGCGGCGCACGCTGCCCTGGCGGCGGCCGACGCTCGCGCCCGGACGCGCGCCCTGGACGTCGAGTTCACCTTGATCCGCGCGCCGATCGCCGGTCGCGTTTCCGATCGCAAGGTCGATATCGGCAATCTGGTATCGGGGGCGGAGGGCGCTGGTGCCAGTCTGCTCACCACCATCAATGCGCTCGATCCCATCTATTTCAGCTTCGACGCGTCCGAAGCCCTGTTTCTGAAGTCGCAGCGCGACCATGCGGACGGCGCCAGCGCCGAAGTGGAAGTGCGCTTGCAGGATGAAACCGATTATCGCTGGAAAGGCCGCCTCGATTTCACCGACAATGGCCTTGATCCCCGGTCTGGCACCATTCGAGGACGCGCCGTGCTGCACAATCCTGACCTGTTCCTGACTCCCGGTTTGTTCGGCAATATGCGCCTGTCCAGCGGTGGCAAGGTCAACGCCATGCTGGTGCCGGACGACGTGATCCAGTCCGATCAGGCGCTCAAGAGTGTGCTGGTGGTCGGTCGCGACGATGTGGTCGCCGCCAAGCCAGTCCAGTTGGGGCCGCTGGTGGATGGGCTGCGGATCATCCGTTCGGGCCTGTCGCCGCAGGACAAGGTCGTCGTGACGAATGCCCAGGCCGCCATGCCCGGCACGAAGGTCGCGACCCGCAACGCACCGATCAAGGCGACCCCGGCACCGATCACGCTGACCGACAGCGCCGCCCCGGTGGCGTCTCAGGCGACGTTCGAGCGGTAA